One genomic region from Desulfobacterales bacterium encodes:
- a CDS encoding DUF1330 domain-containing protein: MPGYVIANYKINDPEAFEKYPPAVGLTLAQYGGKILAADRNVRPVEGSPQSVIVIVEFETAEAAQRWYDSPENSAVKGLRTSTTEGWLAIADGLVMPAE; the protein is encoded by the coding sequence ATGCCGGGATATGTCATTGCCAATTACAAAATAAATGATCCGGAAGCATTCGAAAAATATCCGCCGGCTGTGGGGCTGACGCTTGCTCAATATGGCGGCAAGATTTTAGCCGCTGATCGAAACGTCAGGCCCGTGGAAGGAAGCCCGCAGTCGGTCATCGTGATTGTTGAATTTGAGACTGCTGAAGCCGCCCAGCGCTGGTATGATTCGCCGGAAAACAGCGCAGTTAAAGGCTTGCGCACATCGACCACGGAAGGCTGGCTGGCCATCGCAGATGGGTTGGTGATGCCCGCAGAATAA